TGCGCGCACGAGCTCGCGGGCGGGGTCCCCCACGCCCACCCGGACCTCGCACCCGGCGGTGCCCGCGAAGTGCTCCGCCGCGAGCGTTTCCAGCCTTCGGGAGACCTCCGCGCGCAGCTTCCCCAGATACTCGGCCGCCGGCACGACCGACAGCCCGAAATCCACGTACGGCGGGATCTCCCAGGGAGTCGGCGGCTCGTCCGGGAGGACGTGCATGAGAACGACCCGGGAGGCGGTCCCCACCGCGATCGCGCGCGCCGTCGCGAACGCCTGCACGGACTCGGAGCTGAAGTCGGTGGCGACGAGAATCGTTCGGAAGGGCAACATGCGACGCCCTCGCCTTCGCCGAGCAGGCTAGCGCCGCATCCCCCGGACGGCCTTGAGCAACGTCAATCCCGTCCCCCCTCGGGGACGGGGCGTCCCGGCGCGGGGACGGCCCTCCGTGAGCGGCGGGCCTCGAACCAGGCCCCGCTCGCCACCGCGACGAGGACCAGCGAGAAGCAGAGGAAGAAACCGGTCACGAATCCGCCGCTGTAGGCCTCCCCCACGGCGAGGTAGTACTCGTTGGACGGGATTCGCGGGAACGTCGCCAACTCGTTGTTGAACACCCGTCCGACGAATACCCCGAGCGCCCCGAGGCAGAACAGGGCCCCGGGGACTCCGATCAACAAGGCCGCGAAGCGGTCGCGTCGACTCATGGGTCCGGAGTATCCGGTCAGGCGCCCGGCGCGACCATCCCCAAATGCGGCGGGGGAGGCACGAAGATGCCTCGGCGCCTAGAATGTCGGCGCTTTCGGCAGCGGTGGAGGGCCTCGCACCATGAGCTTCGAACCGGGCCTCGCGGCCTACCGCCGCCGCCCCACGCGCGTCGTGAACGTCGGCGACGTCCCTCTCGGGG
The sequence above is a segment of the Candidatus Polarisedimenticolaceae bacterium genome. Coding sequences within it:
- a CDS encoding universal stress protein — translated: MLPFRTILVATDFSSESVQAFATARAIAVGTASRVVLMHVLPDEPPTPWEIPPYVDFGLSVVPAAEYLGKLRAEVSRRLETLAAEHFAGTAGCEVRVGVGDPARELVRASEGIGADLIVLATHGWAGWRKLVFGSVAERVLREAACPVLVVKCAARGVESPTPPPPA